One stretch of Flavobacterium sp. 9 DNA includes these proteins:
- a CDS encoding RDD family protein yields the protein MSELSINTTQNVKINFIAASVGERLGSYFIDLLIKISYVIVVLLVFFYGLHFDKMFDKLDSWSVMSILLLFYLPIMLYSIIQESVFEGQTIGKKLVKIKVVKIDGYQADFGDYLIRWFFRLIDFTLLYGLVGLIAVVTSKKAQRLGDMAAGTAVITLKNKIDISHTILEEIGDAYVPTYPLVIKLSDNDMRIIKETFQKADAKNDHEMIYKLVAKIESVTGIKNQSGNNSDFLRVILKDYNFYTQNM from the coding sequence ATGTCAGAATTATCTATTAACACGACACAAAATGTTAAAATAAATTTTATAGCGGCATCGGTTGGTGAACGCTTAGGTTCCTATTTCATTGACTTGCTTATCAAAATCTCCTATGTAATAGTTGTTTTATTAGTGTTTTTTTACGGGTTACATTTCGATAAAATGTTCGATAAACTAGATTCATGGTCTGTTATGTCGATACTTTTACTCTTTTATTTACCAATTATGCTTTATTCCATCATTCAGGAAAGTGTTTTTGAAGGACAAACGATTGGAAAAAAGTTAGTAAAAATAAAAGTGGTCAAAATCGACGGTTATCAGGCAGATTTTGGCGATTATTTAATTCGATGGTTTTTTAGACTAATTGATTTTACATTGCTTTATGGACTTGTTGGATTAATTGCCGTTGTTACAAGCAAAAAAGCACAGCGATTAGGTGACATGGCGGCAGGAACGGCAGTTATAACTTTGAAAAATAAAATTGATATAAGCCACACAATTTTAGAAGAAATTGGAGATGCTTATGTGCCAACATATCCTTTAGTAATTAAATTATCTGATAATGATATGAGAATTATTAAAGAAACGTTTCAAAAAGCAGATGCCAAAAACGACCACGAAATGATCTATAAACTAGTTGCTAAGATTGAAAGCGTGACCGGAATTAAAAATCAATCAGGAAACAATAGTGACTTTCTTAGAGTTATTCTTAAAGATTATAATTTTTACACACAAAATATGTAA
- a CDS encoding trimeric intracellular cation channel family protein produces the protein MFHILDLIGTMAFAMSGALTAMHKKLDPFGVFIIAFVTAVGGGTLRDVLIGRTPVGWMRDLQYVYVIILGFGLAILFRKKFDKLRTSLFLFDTIGLGVFTLIGLEKGIMIGLHPVICIALGTMTACFGGVTRDILCTEIPTIFRREIYATICILGGIVFFALRKLNLNDDVLYLVTSLVIITVRLMAVKYKWYLRAFDHK, from the coding sequence ATGTTTCATATATTAGATCTTATCGGTACAATGGCTTTTGCTATGTCCGGCGCTTTGACGGCAATGCACAAAAAACTCGATCCTTTTGGGGTTTTTATCATTGCATTTGTAACCGCCGTTGGAGGAGGAACATTGCGAGATGTATTAATTGGCAGAACTCCGGTGGGTTGGATGCGTGATTTGCAATATGTTTACGTAATTATTTTAGGTTTTGGATTGGCAATTCTCTTCAGAAAAAAGTTTGATAAATTAAGAACGTCTTTGTTTTTGTTTGATACAATTGGGTTAGGAGTTTTTACTTTAATAGGTCTTGAAAAAGGCATTATGATTGGTTTGCATCCCGTAATTTGTATTGCTTTAGGAACCATGACGGCTTGTTTTGGAGGTGTAACGCGTGATATTTTATGTACCGAAATTCCAACTATTTTTAGAAGAGAAATTTATGCTACGATCTGTATTTTGGGCGGAATTGTGTTTTTTGCTCTAAGAAAATTGAATCTAAACGACGATGTTTTATATTTAGTAACATCACTTGTAATTATTACAGTTCGATTAATGGCAGTAAAATACAAATGGTATTTACGTGCATTTGACCACAAATAA
- a CDS encoding GNAT family N-acetyltransferase, producing the protein MTKFTVKQYDKNDYQIWNDFISQAKNATFLFCRDFMEYHKDRFEDFSLLVFEDGKLISVLPATKVGNSIYSHQGLTYGGLVYKEQTKLATVIEVFRSVLFFLNENNFQKLHLKTLPSIYHQKPAEEVLYALFLAEAKLVRRDSLSVIDLLQENKTSKIRKRGFRKGVSNQLIIKEETDFESFWNNVLIPNLNKKHSANPVHSVEEMNYLKRHFPKNIHQFNVYLEDKIVAGTTVFETETVAHCQYISKNENQENLGSLDYLFHYLIQERFAKKRFFDFGISNENQGRNLNEGLTYWKESFGASTIVHDFYELETANYNKLNGIFV; encoded by the coding sequence ATGACAAAATTTACCGTAAAACAATACGACAAAAACGATTACCAAATTTGGAATGACTTTATAAGTCAGGCTAAAAATGCTACGTTTTTATTTTGTCGTGATTTTATGGAATATCATAAAGATCGGTTTGAGGATTTTTCGCTTTTAGTTTTCGAAGACGGGAAACTAATCAGCGTTTTGCCTGCTACTAAAGTTGGAAATTCAATCTATTCACATCAAGGACTTACTTACGGCGGATTGGTGTACAAAGAGCAAACGAAATTAGCGACAGTTATTGAAGTTTTTCGATCTGTTTTATTTTTTTTGAACGAAAATAACTTTCAGAAATTACACTTAAAAACACTTCCCTCTATTTATCATCAAAAACCGGCTGAAGAAGTTTTGTATGCTTTGTTTTTAGCTGAAGCAAAATTAGTGCGACGAGATTCACTTTCGGTGATAGATTTATTGCAAGAAAATAAGACTTCTAAAATCAGAAAAAGAGGATTTCGAAAAGGCGTTTCAAATCAATTGATTATAAAAGAAGAAACTGATTTTGAATCGTTTTGGAATAATGTTTTGATTCCGAATTTAAATAAAAAACATAGCGCAAATCCTGTTCATTCTGTAGAAGAAATGAATTATTTGAAAAGGCATTTTCCTAAAAACATTCATCAGTTTAATGTTTATTTAGAAGATAAAATTGTTGCGGGAACTACAGTTTTCGAAACTGAAACAGTGGCGCATTGTCAATATATTTCGAAAAATGAAAATCAGGAAAACTTGGGAAGTTTAGATTATTTATTTCATTATTTGATTCAGGAAAGATTTGCTAAAAAGAGATTTTTCGATTTTGGAATTTCAAACGAAAATCAAGGAAGAAATCTAAATGAAGGATTAACGTATTGGAAAGAAAGTTTTGGCGCAAGTACAATAGTTCATGATTTTTACGAATTAGAAACCGCAAATTATAATAAGTTAAATGGTATTTTTGTTTAA
- a CDS encoding DegT/DnrJ/EryC1/StrS aminotransferase family protein: MISFLDLKKINEPYEAAFQEKLKLVLDNGWYILGKEVETFEKAFAEYCQAKYCIGVGNGLDALVLIFKGYIALGKLQKGDEVIVPANTYIASILAILEADLIPVLVEPKLETYNINPNLIQEKITSKTKAILAVHLYGQLAEMDKINEIAIENNLLVVEDSAQSHGAISNQQLTINNQQSAKAYSFYPAKNLGCLGDGGAITTNDSELEKVLFSLRNYGSDKKYYNDYIGVNSRLDEIQASFLNLKLPNLDADNAKRRVIAKRYLSEIKNDKIIVPVWDFSNSHVFHLFVIRTKNREDFQNYLTQNNIQTVIHYPVPPHKQKAFPQWNTLSFPITEQIHNEVLSLPISPVLTEEEVSFVIEIINKY, from the coding sequence ATGATATCATTTCTGGATCTAAAAAAAATCAACGAGCCTTATGAAGCTGCTTTTCAGGAAAAACTGAAATTAGTTTTAGATAATGGCTGGTATATTTTAGGGAAAGAAGTTGAAACATTTGAAAAAGCTTTCGCCGAATATTGCCAAGCGAAATATTGCATTGGAGTTGGGAATGGTTTAGATGCTTTGGTTTTGATTTTTAAAGGATACATAGCTTTAGGAAAACTCCAAAAAGGCGACGAAGTTATTGTTCCTGCAAATACTTATATCGCCAGTATTTTGGCGATTTTAGAAGCCGATTTAATTCCGGTTTTGGTCGAGCCAAAATTAGAAACCTACAATATAAATCCAAATTTGATTCAGGAGAAAATTACCTCTAAAACAAAAGCAATTTTAGCCGTTCATCTTTACGGGCAATTGGCTGAAATGGATAAAATCAATGAAATTGCAATAGAGAATAATTTATTAGTTGTAGAAGATTCGGCGCAATCTCACGGCGCAATCAGTAATCAACAATTAACAATTAACAATCAACAATCAGCAAAAGCGTATAGTTTTTATCCAGCAAAAAATCTTGGATGTTTGGGCGATGGCGGTGCGATAACGACAAATGATTCGGAATTAGAAAAAGTGCTTTTTTCGCTTCGAAATTATGGTTCAGATAAAAAATATTATAACGATTATATTGGTGTAAATTCAAGATTAGACGAAATTCAGGCTTCGTTTTTAAATCTAAAATTACCAAATTTAGATGCTGATAATGCGAAACGCAGAGTTATTGCAAAACGTTATTTATCAGAAATTAAAAACGATAAAATAATAGTTCCGGTTTGGGATTTTTCGAATAGTCATGTTTTTCATTTATTTGTCATTCGCACGAAAAACAGAGAAGATTTTCAGAATTATTTGACGCAGAATAACATACAAACAGTTATTCATTATCCCGTTCCGCCACATAAACAAAAGGCATTTCCGCAATGGAATACTTTATCATTCCCGATAACGGAACAAATTCATAATGAGGTTTTAAGTTTACCTATAAGTCCTGTTTTGACAGAGGAAGAAGTTAGTTTTGTTATCGAAATTATTAATAAATACTAA
- a CDS encoding O-antigen translocase: MSVILKIGIGLITSKLLAIFIGPSGMALVGNLRNFLTSLESISTLGFQSGIVKYVAENEKNKSELQKIIATVFLTLLVVVIVLSGLLFFLASFWNNRIFGDNFEFSLVFKILALALPWYAISIFLLAVINGLGKFKKVIWVNCIGNTIGLVVSVLLILKFTTLGALLAVVISPALLFFVTFYFINKEIAFFDTIKFRLFDFRIIKNLSSYSLMALVSAVFGPLVFLAIRNNVIQTLGIDQAGYWETMTRISSYYLLFVSTLLSVYFLPKLSNSKTDQETKSIFWTYYKTILPVFIIGVTIIYFLRFFIIKLLFTAEFLPVENLFLGQLLGDVFKVCSLILGFQFLAKKMTAAFIISELLSLAGLYFSSLYFIRIFGIEGVVLAQAFDNFLYLFFLLFYFKNVFINR; this comes from the coding sequence TTGAGTGTAATATTAAAAATTGGAATTGGATTAATTACATCAAAATTACTGGCGATTTTTATTGGCCCAAGCGGAATGGCTTTGGTTGGAAATCTACGTAACTTTTTGACTTCGTTAGAAAGTATTTCAACATTAGGTTTTCAAAGCGGAATTGTAAAATATGTTGCCGAAAACGAAAAGAATAAATCCGAACTTCAAAAGATAATTGCCACAGTTTTTCTAACATTATTAGTAGTTGTAATAGTCTTAAGCGGACTTTTATTTTTTCTGGCTTCTTTCTGGAATAACAGAATTTTTGGTGACAATTTTGAGTTTTCATTAGTATTTAAAATATTGGCTTTGGCTTTGCCTTGGTACGCTATTTCAATTTTTTTGCTTGCTGTAATTAACGGTTTAGGAAAGTTCAAAAAAGTAATCTGGGTTAACTGTATTGGCAATACGATAGGATTAGTGGTTTCAGTATTATTAATATTAAAATTCACAACTCTCGGAGCATTATTGGCGGTTGTTATTTCGCCTGCATTATTGTTCTTCGTAACATTTTATTTCATCAATAAAGAAATTGCTTTTTTTGACACAATCAAATTTCGATTATTCGACTTTAGAATCATCAAAAACTTATCGTCTTATTCTTTAATGGCGTTAGTTTCGGCAGTTTTTGGGCCTTTGGTTTTTCTGGCAATTCGGAATAATGTTATACAAACTTTAGGAATAGATCAAGCTGGATATTGGGAAACAATGACAAGAATTTCGTCTTATTATTTGTTATTTGTTTCAACTCTTTTGAGTGTTTATTTTTTGCCGAAATTATCGAACTCGAAAACAGATCAAGAAACGAAATCCATATTTTGGACTTACTATAAAACCATTTTACCCGTTTTTATTATTGGCGTTACGATAATCTATTTTTTACGCTTTTTTATCATAAAACTGCTTTTTACAGCCGAATTTCTTCCTGTCGAAAATTTGTTTTTAGGACAATTACTAGGTGATGTTTTTAAGGTTTGTTCTTTGATTTTGGGATTTCAGTTTTTGGCTAAAAAAATGACCGCTGCTTTTATAATTTCAGAACTATTATCACTTGCCGGTTTATATTTTTCAAGCCTTTATTTTATCCGCATTTTCGGGATTGAAGGAGTTGTTTTGGCACAGGCTTTTGATAATTTTCTTTATTTGTTTTTTTTATTGTTTTACTTTAAGAACGTATTCATAAACCGTTAA
- a CDS encoding T9SS type A sorting domain-containing protein: MLGFSILTKAQTKIGFEYDTAGNQIRRFLCVNCLPSTGKTADVKEIDSLQEKDLQKFFSEDVISYYPNPVKEELYLKWQLSDDNVMSSIEVINMNGQILKRMSNLEQLTTQNLAFGAYSSGIYLIVLNYSNGKQKTIKIMKQ; this comes from the coding sequence ATGTTAGGGTTTTCAATCTTAACAAAAGCACAAACAAAAATTGGCTTTGAATATGATACTGCCGGAAACCAAATTAGACGTTTTTTGTGTGTAAACTGCCTTCCCTCAACAGGAAAAACTGCCGATGTCAAAGAAATAGATTCGCTACAAGAAAAGGATTTGCAAAAATTTTTTAGTGAAGATGTGATTTCTTATTATCCAAACCCCGTAAAAGAAGAATTATATCTAAAGTGGCAATTATCAGATGATAATGTAATGTCTTCTATAGAAGTAATTAATATGAATGGTCAAATTCTAAAAAGGATGTCTAATCTTGAACAACTGACCACTCAAAATCTTGCTTTTGGAGCTTATTCGTCAGGTATATATTTGATTGTTTTGAATTACAGTAATGGTAAGCAAAAAACGATTAAAATTATGAAACAATAA